A region from the Aegilops tauschii subsp. strangulata cultivar AL8/78 chromosome 5, Aet v6.0, whole genome shotgun sequence genome encodes:
- the LOC109759174 gene encoding uncharacterized protein: MGQALRRASGRLRPPPPARPPPAHPPPPPPRAAPAAAAGSGGSPPQDLLDVSQDAVTPSTKEAHGVLVERDPSYDDMLKHMVGRITTKPGGKPEMGEASIVERYNRPLPKVRTSEPEPGQSRQLPPGTLNVGHIQEIIQLYQGKSGSQHGPMSVDQIASRFRVETSVVHGIVQFVSLPQDEGIEKKDERRDF, encoded by the exons ATGGGCCAGGCCCTGCGCCGCGCCTCGGGGCGCCTGAGGCCTCCGCCCCCGGCGAGGCCCCCACCCGCTCACCCTCCCCCGCCTCCACCACGGGCCGCACCGGCGGCCGCTGCTGGCAGCGGCGGAAGTCCTCCCCAGGACCTGCTCGACGTGTCACAGGATG CTGTTACACCATCAACAAAAGAGGCCCATGGTGTACTTGTAGAACGTGATCCAAGTTATGATGACATGCTTAAGCACATGGTTGGGAGAATCACCACTAAGCCTGGAGGAAAGCCAGAAATGGGTGAA GCTTCTATCGTAGAGCGATACAACAGGCCGCTTCCTAAGGTGAGAACATCCGAACCCGAACCCGGGCAGAGCAGGCAGCTACCTCCAGGAACCCTGAACGTCGGGCACATCCAGGAGATCATCCAGCTGTACCAAGGAAAGTCCGGTAGCCAGCACGGCCCGATGAGCGTGGACCAGATCGCCTCGAGGTTCAGAGTCGAAACCTCCGTGGTCCATGGAATCGTGCAGTTTGTCTCGTTGCCGCAGGATGAAGGCATCGAAAAGAAAGACGAACGGCGGGACTTTTGA